A section of the Kribbella sp. HUAS MG21 genome encodes:
- a CDS encoding DUF4287 domain-containing protein: MSFQAYLDKIEEKTGKTPRELVDEAHRRGYGAPDVKAGVILDWLKADHELGRGHGMALVHVIKNGPRISDKHVGSTGTHADPSNELWLDGKATNPLNA; encoded by the coding sequence ATGTCGTTCCAGGCGTACTTGGACAAGATCGAGGAAAAGACCGGGAAGACCCCGCGGGAGCTGGTCGACGAGGCGCACCGTCGCGGGTACGGCGCACCGGACGTCAAGGCCGGCGTGATCCTGGACTGGCTGAAGGCGGACCACGAGCTCGGCCGCGGTCACGGGATGGCGCTGGTGCACGTGATCAAGAACGGGCCGCGGATCAGCGACAAGCACGTGGGCAGCACCGGCACGCACGCCGACCCGAGCAACGAGCTGTGGCTGGACGGGAAGGCGACGAACCCGCTGAACGCCTAG
- a CDS encoding RNA methyltransferase, with translation MDAKKSPRDKWITVYGRKPVLEALHDPKLSVAKVVLADNATGHSMQEILRAAEKYGTPVERATASRVKWLAGNGKHDQGVVADVDAPRMTPLEEFVRSRGKRPTNVFLLDGVTNPGNVGMILRTATGAGFDGVILPRAGTPHVGPLVIKASAGVAFQAPIVNTSTAKAAVDLLRTAGYHVYGLSARSQDSLFKAELAPRAVYVLGGETNGITVSTDSDLQIPLNAGVESLNVAVAAAIVAFEVTNR, from the coding sequence GTGGATGCGAAGAAGTCACCGCGGGACAAGTGGATCACCGTGTACGGGCGCAAGCCCGTACTGGAGGCGCTGCACGATCCGAAGCTGTCGGTGGCGAAGGTGGTGCTCGCGGACAACGCGACCGGGCACTCGATGCAGGAGATCCTGCGGGCGGCGGAGAAGTACGGGACGCCGGTCGAGCGGGCGACCGCCAGCCGGGTGAAGTGGCTGGCCGGGAACGGCAAGCACGACCAGGGCGTGGTCGCGGACGTGGACGCGCCCCGGATGACCCCGCTGGAGGAGTTCGTACGGAGCCGCGGGAAACGGCCGACCAACGTTTTCCTGCTCGACGGCGTGACCAATCCCGGAAACGTCGGAATGATTCTGCGGACCGCGACCGGGGCGGGGTTCGACGGGGTGATCCTGCCACGGGCCGGTACGCCGCATGTCGGGCCGCTGGTGATCAAGGCGTCGGCAGGTGTCGCGTTCCAGGCACCGATCGTGAACACGTCCACCGCGAAGGCCGCTGTCGATCTGCTGCGTACGGCGGGCTACCACGTGTACGGGTTGTCGGCCCGGTCGCAGGACTCGCTGTTCAAGGCCGAGCTCGCGCCGCGCGCCGTCTACGTGCTCGGCGGCGAGACCAACGGCATCACGGTCAGCACCGACTCCGACCTACAGATCCCGCTGAACGCCGGCGTCGAGTCCCTGAACGTCGCCGTAGCCGCCGCAATCGTCGCCTTCGAGGTCACCAACCGCTGA
- a CDS encoding GIY-YIG nuclease family protein, with translation MIRGVRALPTGPGVYRFRDDAGKVLYIGRARNLRRRVQSYWVNLGDRPHLARMVRRIARVEGVWCDSDHEAAWLERNLLEHSKPRWNRVEGGAEVVGYIRLEDGARPGLRFEHTIRGKTLHFGPYLGGLRIRQAISGLHRVLPLQYTVEGDGSAEEFGRLFGIGPEDREGLARTAIAVLERDPAAVSALRDELVRRRDRAAGELRYEFAAKVQGEIEALDWIVAEQKVAWLEPRDADVYGWADGVLVRFELRAGRMCTWTQRSMGESAARERVAGTPELWREFAHRNAQLAARLLGE, from the coding sequence ATGATCCGTGGTGTCCGCGCGTTGCCGACCGGTCCGGGCGTGTACCGGTTCCGCGACGACGCCGGCAAGGTGCTGTACATCGGCCGCGCGCGGAACCTGCGGCGCCGCGTGCAGTCGTACTGGGTGAACCTCGGCGACCGCCCGCACCTGGCCCGGATGGTACGGCGGATCGCCCGGGTGGAAGGCGTCTGGTGCGACTCCGACCACGAGGCGGCGTGGCTCGAACGCAACCTGCTCGAGCATTCCAAGCCGCGCTGGAACCGCGTCGAGGGCGGGGCGGAGGTGGTGGGCTACATCCGCCTCGAGGACGGCGCGCGGCCGGGCCTGCGCTTCGAGCACACGATCCGCGGGAAAACGCTGCATTTCGGGCCGTACCTCGGCGGACTGCGGATCCGGCAGGCGATTTCCGGGCTGCATCGGGTGCTGCCGCTGCAGTACACGGTCGAAGGCGACGGGTCGGCAGAGGAATTCGGCCGGCTGTTCGGGATCGGGCCGGAGGATCGGGAAGGACTGGCGCGGACGGCAATCGCTGTCCTGGAACGGGATCCGGCCGCGGTCTCGGCGTTGCGGGACGAGCTGGTACGGCGGCGTGATCGGGCGGCGGGGGAGCTGCGGTACGAGTTCGCGGCCAAGGTGCAGGGGGAGATCGAGGCGCTCGACTGGATCGTCGCCGAGCAGAAGGTCGCGTGGCTGGAGCCGCGGGACGCTGATGTGTACGGGTGGGCTGACGGTGTGCTCGTGCGGTTCGAGCTACGGGCGGGGCGGATGTGCACGTGGACGCAGCGCTCGATGGGGGAGTCGGCGGCGCGGGAACGGGTGGCCGGTACGCCGGAACTGTGGCGGGAGTTCGCGCACCGGAACGCGCAACTGGCGGCCCGACTGCTCGGGGAGTGA
- a CDS encoding PQQ-dependent sugar dehydrogenase translates to MRISAQWLRRALSTLCSVLLLLVVLPLSAAPASAAVTPTGFSEQVVFTGLKDPTNVAFSPDGRVFVAEKSGLVKVFDQLDDPTPSVYADLRTEVHNYWDRGLLGLALHPDFPTDPRVYVLYTHDGLIGGPTPKWGTPDTDADPCPSPPGPTGDGCQVSARLSVLNANGAEQVLVEDWCQVYPSHSIGSIEFGPDGMLYAGGGDGASFTYVDYGQDSFTSSDLTPDNPCGDGTAPVGATLTPPTAEGGALRAQDLRTSADPATLDGSIIRIDPETGQAAPGNPLIGSADLNTRRIVAQGLRNPMRFTFRPGTSELWIGDVGYSTWEEIDRIVVPTAGVTNFGWPCYEGAGRQPGYDGANVNICENLYAAGSSAVATPYYAYKHSEKIANTCTTGSSSISGLTFYKDGNYPAAYDGTLFFSDYSRKCVWAMMKGANGLPDPANIQLFASGYGVTRLQTGPGGDLFTVDYDNGRILRYVYNGTNNPPTAVIQADPPSGPTPLAVTFDGTASNDADGDTLTYAWDLDGDGGFDDSTAAVVQHTYTTTGTKTVRLRVSDGQATSTATTEINVANTAPTATITSPGPATTWKVGDAIDFSGSATDPEQGTLPASALTWSLVMHHCPSDCHTHTITSISGATGSFTAPDHEYPSYLELKLTARDAQGLTDTKSVRLDPKMVPLTFTSSPAGLPVTVLNKSGRSPVNGTTIVGSSVSVSADPVQTVANQVYRFGLWSDGGARDHNLVAPAGATTYTANYGLKRNLALGKPALASSTYLAGREASKAVDGSMSTAWSSARTDPQWFRVDLGSVQIVDRVTMNWLSTAYAKSYQIQVSGSGRTWKTVSSTVSGDGGTDNVAFSPNYARYVRVVATQRAVAGSYYSFWEFGVFQSTGAGIGIGGKCIDVYQASTADGTPTTLYTCKGSVNQQWTPSVDDGTIRSMGKCLSARDTTLRTPAVLWTCDGTAGQRWIPRLNGSLVNAASGMCLDATGASTANGTKLILYTCNSALNQRWTLP, encoded by the coding sequence GTGAGGATTTCTGCCCAGTGGCTGCGCCGTGCGCTGTCCACGTTGTGTTCCGTACTGCTGCTGCTCGTCGTGCTACCGCTTTCCGCAGCGCCGGCAAGCGCTGCAGTGACGCCGACCGGTTTCAGCGAGCAGGTCGTGTTCACCGGACTGAAGGACCCGACGAACGTCGCGTTCTCGCCGGACGGCCGGGTGTTCGTCGCTGAGAAGAGCGGCCTGGTGAAGGTCTTCGACCAGCTCGACGACCCAACGCCGAGCGTGTACGCCGACCTGCGCACCGAAGTACACAACTACTGGGATCGCGGCCTGCTCGGCCTCGCGCTGCATCCCGATTTCCCCACGGACCCACGCGTCTACGTGCTGTACACACACGACGGCCTGATCGGCGGGCCGACGCCGAAGTGGGGTACGCCGGACACCGACGCCGACCCGTGCCCGTCGCCGCCCGGCCCGACCGGCGACGGCTGCCAGGTCAGCGCGCGGCTCTCGGTGCTGAACGCGAACGGCGCGGAGCAGGTGCTCGTCGAGGACTGGTGCCAGGTGTACCCGAGTCACTCGATCGGCTCGATCGAGTTCGGCCCGGACGGGATGCTGTACGCCGGTGGCGGCGACGGCGCGAGCTTCACCTACGTGGACTACGGCCAGGACAGCTTCACCTCGTCCGACCTCACACCCGACAATCCCTGCGGCGACGGGACGGCGCCGGTCGGCGCGACGCTGACGCCGCCGACCGCCGAGGGTGGCGCGCTGCGGGCGCAGGACCTGCGGACGTCCGCCGACCCGGCGACCCTGGACGGCTCGATCATCCGCATCGACCCGGAAACCGGTCAGGCCGCGCCCGGAAACCCGCTGATCGGCAGCGCCGACCTGAACACGCGCCGGATCGTCGCGCAAGGCCTGCGGAACCCGATGCGGTTCACGTTCCGCCCCGGAACCAGCGAGCTGTGGATCGGCGACGTCGGCTACTCGACGTGGGAGGAGATCGACCGCATCGTCGTACCGACCGCCGGCGTCACGAACTTCGGCTGGCCCTGCTACGAAGGCGCCGGCCGGCAACCCGGGTACGACGGCGCGAACGTCAACATCTGCGAGAACCTGTACGCCGCCGGCTCGTCCGCGGTCGCCACGCCGTACTACGCCTACAAGCACTCCGAGAAGATCGCGAACACCTGCACCACCGGCAGCTCGTCGATTTCCGGATTGACGTTCTACAAGGACGGAAACTACCCCGCGGCGTACGACGGAACGCTGTTCTTCAGCGACTACAGCCGCAAGTGCGTGTGGGCGATGATGAAGGGCGCCAACGGCCTGCCCGATCCCGCGAACATCCAGCTGTTCGCTTCGGGGTACGGCGTGACGCGCCTGCAGACAGGCCCCGGTGGGGACCTGTTCACGGTCGACTACGACAACGGCCGGATCCTGCGCTATGTCTACAACGGCACGAACAACCCGCCGACCGCGGTGATCCAGGCCGACCCGCCGAGCGGGCCGACGCCGCTGGCGGTGACCTTCGACGGCACCGCGTCGAACGACGCCGACGGCGATACGCTCACCTACGCGTGGGATCTCGACGGCGACGGCGGGTTCGACGACTCGACGGCCGCGGTCGTGCAGCACACCTATACGACGACCGGCACCAAGACGGTTCGGCTGCGCGTGTCGGACGGGCAGGCGACCAGTACGGCGACCACGGAGATCAACGTCGCGAACACGGCGCCGACCGCGACGATCACGTCGCCCGGCCCGGCCACGACCTGGAAGGTTGGCGACGCCATCGACTTCTCCGGGTCGGCGACGGATCCGGAGCAGGGGACGCTGCCGGCGTCGGCGCTGACCTGGTCGTTGGTCATGCACCACTGTCCGAGTGACTGCCACACGCACACGATCACGTCGATCAGCGGGGCGACCGGTTCGTTCACGGCGCCGGATCACGAGTATCCGTCGTACCTCGAACTGAAGCTGACGGCGCGCGACGCGCAAGGACTGACGGACACGAAGAGCGTGCGGCTGGATCCGAAGATGGTGCCGCTGACGTTCACGAGCTCGCCGGCCGGGTTGCCGGTGACGGTCCTGAACAAGAGCGGGCGAAGTCCGGTCAACGGTACGACGATCGTCGGGTCGAGCGTGTCGGTGTCGGCCGATCCGGTGCAGACCGTGGCGAACCAGGTGTACCGGTTCGGCCTGTGGTCGGACGGCGGCGCGCGCGACCACAACCTCGTGGCGCCGGCCGGGGCCACGACGTACACCGCGAACTACGGTCTCAAGCGGAACCTTGCCTTGGGCAAGCCTGCGCTTGCCTCCAGCACCTATCTGGCCGGGCGCGAGGCGTCGAAGGCGGTTGACGGGTCGATGAGCACGGCCTGGTCGAGTGCGCGGACGGATCCGCAGTGGTTCCGCGTCGATCTCGGCTCGGTGCAGATCGTCGACCGCGTCACGATGAACTGGCTGTCGACGGCGTACGCGAAGTCGTACCAGATCCAGGTGTCCGGCAGCGGGCGGACCTGGAAAACGGTTTCGTCGACGGTCAGCGGGGACGGCGGGACGGACAACGTCGCGTTCTCGCCGAACTACGCGCGGTACGTCCGGGTCGTCGCGACGCAGCGGGCCGTTGCCGGGAGCTACTACTCGTTCTGGGAGTTCGGCGTTTTCCAGAGCACCGGAGCGGGGATCGGGATCGGCGGGAAGTGCATCGACGTGTACCAGGCGTCGACCGCGGACGGTACGCCGACGACGCTCTACACGTGCAAGGGATCGGTCAACCAGCAGTGGACGCCCTCTGTCGACGACGGAACGATCCGCAGTATGGGCAAGTGCTTGTCGGCTCGCGACACGACGCTCCGGACGCCTGCTGTGCTGTGGACGTGTGACGGAACGGCCGGACAACGCTGGATTCCGCGGCTCAACGGGTCGCTGGTCAACGCGGCGTCCGGGATGTGCCTCGACGCGACTGGCGCCTCGACCGCCAACGGGACCAAGCTGATCCTGTACACCTGCAACAGCGCGCTCAACCAGAGGTGGACGCTGCCGTAA
- a CDS encoding serine hydrolase domain-containing protein: MSQGWVDEGFGAVADTFAENFSLFPELGAAVSVHAGGRKVVELWDGEAAPGRSWSEETVVPVFSCAKGLVSIVVHRLAQEGRLDLDVPIGTYWPEFVAGGKEEISCRMVLGHRAGIPVLDKKLTFEEIAAWDPVVAAIEEQKPLWEPGTTYEYHGHVFGFVLGEVVRRITGQLPGAYFRTSIGDPFGLRAWIGLPAAEVPALARLEEAEGRPPLPDPEHLLMRIVTMNGALVFPGLDVPHGWNDPELLAMELPGAGAVASATGLAGVYAAAITGIDGSEPLLTSETIGDALREVSSGAGFLGFDAGVRWGSGFLLNSAFRPTLGPRSLGNDGAGGQFAFGDDDYGIAFAYTTNRMLGHGDPRATRLITALRTCLD; the protein is encoded by the coding sequence ATGAGCCAGGGATGGGTGGACGAGGGTTTCGGTGCGGTCGCGGACACCTTCGCGGAGAACTTCTCGTTGTTCCCGGAACTCGGGGCGGCAGTCAGCGTGCACGCCGGTGGCCGGAAAGTCGTCGAACTGTGGGACGGCGAAGCGGCGCCGGGGCGTTCCTGGTCTGAGGAAACCGTTGTACCGGTGTTTTCCTGCGCAAAGGGGCTGGTGAGCATTGTTGTTCACCGGCTCGCGCAGGAGGGGCGGTTGGACCTGGATGTGCCGATCGGTACGTACTGGCCGGAATTTGTTGCTGGGGGCAAAGAGGAGATCAGCTGCCGGATGGTGCTGGGGCACCGCGCCGGCATCCCCGTGCTGGACAAGAAGCTGACCTTCGAGGAAATCGCTGCCTGGGACCCGGTCGTCGCGGCGATCGAGGAGCAGAAGCCGTTGTGGGAGCCGGGGACGACGTACGAATACCACGGACATGTGTTCGGGTTCGTGCTCGGTGAGGTCGTACGCCGGATCACCGGGCAGTTGCCGGGGGCGTATTTCCGTACGTCGATCGGTGATCCGTTCGGGCTGCGTGCTTGGATCGGGTTGCCGGCCGCGGAGGTGCCGGCGCTGGCGCGACTGGAGGAGGCCGAGGGACGTCCGCCGCTGCCGGATCCCGAGCACCTCTTGATGCGCATCGTCACGATGAACGGGGCACTCGTGTTTCCCGGTCTCGACGTACCGCACGGCTGGAACGATCCCGAACTGCTGGCGATGGAACTGCCCGGCGCCGGAGCAGTCGCGTCCGCGACCGGTCTGGCCGGGGTGTACGCCGCGGCGATCACCGGCATCGACGGCTCCGAGCCGCTGCTGACGTCCGAGACCATAGGCGACGCGCTGCGCGAGGTGTCGTCCGGCGCCGGTTTCCTAGGCTTCGACGCCGGCGTGCGCTGGGGTTCCGGCTTCCTCCTGAACTCCGCTTTCCGCCCGACCCTAGGTCCCCGCAGCCTCGGCAACGACGGCGCCGGAGGCCAGTTCGCCTTCGGCGACGACGACTACGGCATCGCCTTCGCCTACACCACCAACCGCATGCTAGGCCACGGCGACCCCCGAGCCACCCGCCTCATCACAGCCCTCCGAACCTGCCTGGATTGA
- a CDS encoding esterase-like activity of phytase family protein, which translates to MSRGRWLVAASVVGVAALVGSTAQAAVGGTAQAAVAGSAGLVGVAGEGGPRVVGAAVLPDFSLEEFSNGLIRGSVGNGRNVDLGGIGSDLYPAGRDGEFWTVTDRGPNGQIKVDGVNRRTFPVPGFDPAIVKVKVSGKTLKVVDAIPITTRHGKPVTGLSNQESRDELPYTYDASTRLEVNPNGLDTEGIVRAADGTFWLVDEYSPSLVHVSSRGRVLARYVPKGLDLQGADYPVIESLPAIFLSRKINRGFEGLAQLPGGDLVLALQSPLSNPSKKVGEASLNTRLVRFSPRAGKVTAEYAYRFDPVGVVDPGEDDTSELKISSVVAVGPETLLVQERTDNAARLQRVVLRPADNLLGSKWEEVATTPSYEALSDPAAAGVPVLRKTLFLDLNTVAGVPKKIEGVALVSRKTLAVINDNDFGTTDGPEAFDANGNLIDSGVETTLLTIRLR; encoded by the coding sequence ATGTCTCGTGGCAGGTGGCTGGTGGCGGCCTCGGTCGTGGGGGTTGCTGCGTTGGTGGGGAGTACGGCGCAGGCTGCTGTGGGAGGTACTGCGCAGGCGGCCGTTGCGGGGAGTGCGGGTCTGGTCGGCGTTGCGGGTGAGGGTGGGCCGCGCGTGGTGGGGGCCGCTGTGCTGCCGGATTTTTCGTTGGAGGAGTTCTCCAACGGGTTGATACGGGGGTCGGTGGGGAACGGGCGGAACGTCGATCTCGGGGGGATCGGGAGTGATCTCTATCCGGCGGGGCGGGACGGTGAGTTCTGGACTGTCACGGATCGCGGGCCGAACGGGCAGATCAAGGTCGACGGGGTCAACCGGCGGACGTTCCCGGTGCCGGGGTTCGATCCGGCGATCGTGAAGGTCAAGGTGTCCGGGAAGACGCTGAAGGTGGTCGACGCGATCCCGATCACCACGCGGCACGGCAAGCCGGTGACCGGGCTGTCGAACCAGGAGAGCCGCGACGAGCTTCCCTACACGTACGACGCTTCGACCCGCCTCGAGGTGAACCCGAACGGTCTCGACACCGAGGGCATCGTGCGCGCGGCGGACGGCACGTTCTGGTTGGTGGACGAGTACAGCCCGTCGCTCGTGCATGTCTCGAGCCGCGGCCGGGTGCTCGCGCGGTACGTGCCGAAGGGTCTTGACCTGCAGGGCGCCGACTACCCGGTGATCGAGTCGCTGCCGGCGATCTTCCTGAGTCGCAAGATCAACCGCGGTTTCGAGGGGCTTGCGCAGTTGCCGGGTGGTGACCTGGTGCTTGCGTTGCAGAGCCCGCTGTCGAACCCGAGCAAGAAGGTCGGTGAGGCGTCGCTGAACACCCGGCTGGTGCGGTTCTCGCCGCGGGCCGGGAAGGTGACGGCGGAATACGCGTACCGGTTCGATCCGGTCGGGGTGGTCGACCCGGGTGAGGACGACACCAGCGAGCTCAAGATCTCCTCGGTGGTCGCCGTCGGTCCGGAAACGCTGCTCGTGCAGGAGCGGACGGACAACGCCGCGCGGTTGCAGCGCGTCGTACTGCGTCCGGCGGACAACCTCCTCGGCTCGAAGTGGGAGGAGGTCGCGACAACTCCGTCCTACGAAGCGCTTTCCGATCCGGCGGCGGCCGGTGTTCCGGTGCTGCGGAAAACGTTGTTCCTCGACCTGAACACGGTCGCGGGCGTGCCGAAGAAGATCGAGGGCGTGGCTCTGGTGTCGCGGAAAACGTTGGCCGTCATCAACGACAACGATTTCGGAACGACGGACGGCCCGGAAGCCTTCGATGCCAACGGCAACTTGATCGACAGCGGCGTCGAGACCACGCTGCTAACGATCCGCCTGCGCTGA